The stretch of DNA cgcTATTCCGGTGCTGTGGGAGAAGGCGACGGCCTTTGGGTCAGCGGATTTTTGGAAAGCCTCAACGAGGAGGGGCCGCAGAAAGGAAAGATGGCAGCAGGGCCcaaaaagagagagggaagggaggggagggtggAGGAATTTATTTACCACTTGGAGGGTGTCGCTCGGTCGGCAGGCCGTGACGGACATGGCGCGGgcctggacgcggcggccggcggcgcgcgaggccgtccgcaGGGAGGCGCGCAGGAGGAAGGGCGTCATCTTGCTCGCCAATTGtcggggggggaggcggtggtggtggcagagGCGGGattcgcgacgacgacgtcaattggggcggcgacgggggacGTGGGACGTCTGGGATGGAGGCGAGCGTGCTTTCGAAATGTCAACGACTCAGCAGCAGGTCAGTCCCAGGTCGCTTTGCCGTGGTGCCGGTGGCTGCTTGCAAAATGGATGTCGCTGATTGGTGTGTCGGGTGATTACCGGGCAATCCGGCCGGCCAACTGgtgagcgggcgggcatTGGGTGGGGGGGATAACTTACTTCGCCTGTCAAGACTCAAGGATTCAAGACTCATTCTTCAGCATGACATCTAACGACACATACTATATGGACACCACCTATTTCTTTGAGTTGGCCACCAGAGGCATCGAGAGCATCGCAGGCATTATAAGCATTATATTCTACCGTGCTGCCACGCTATAGTAGCAGTTGCCTAATCGTCAACAATGCTAGCCTCCTGCCACGAGCCGGGGTCTTTTTACTTCGAGGCCAAGCTCACAACTGACCACTTGAAACAGACCCTACAATTCTACTTTGCCCTTGCCTTTCTACCTCAATTTCGAGATTGTCGTTGCAAATCGGCCGAgtgcgggagggcggcgaggcttGCTGGCAGTACCACCGCTCGCCACACCAGCTTCATGTTCGAGACTCCCCGAAGGCGCATGCGAGCCGGCCTGGCTGGTTGAGCTTGCCGTGGCCCTGCCCTCTTCGTTGTTGGAGCCCGAGCTCATGCTCAGGCTCGACCCCAGACCACTGTCCTGCGGCGCATCGTCCGCCGGCGTCTGATCCGGCTCGCCTTCTTCCGGCAGGCCCTGGTCTTTCCACCGGAGCGGGAAGCGCTGGCTGTGGCCGAAGAGGTACGCGCCGCGAGGCGTGAGGCTTGGATCGGCGGCAGGACTCCTCAGCCCTCTGGTCCAAAAGTTCGGGAGCAGAGATGGCAGGAGAACTTGCACGCGGTCCGTTCTGGCGATGGCGGGTGGTGAGCCAGAGCACGTGCACGGCTCAAAGGTCTTGCCCGGCGCATGCCAGTAGATGTCGTCGACCAACCGCCAGGGAATCGTGCCTTGACTGCCGCATTTTTCCAAAATCTCCTCCACTTCCGGCACACAGACGGCGAGGTAGTCTCTGCCCTTGGGCACCTCGGCGTTGAAGAGGCAGTTGCCGCAAGCGTTTCGGCCCCGTGTCGCGGGGCGTATCAATTCCCCAAACCTTGAGCCAAACAGAGTAacggcatggatggatcgGGCAAAGTCGACCCAGCCTCGTCCAGTTACTCTTAGAGTGGTGACTCGAGGCCAGATTGGAtcctcgtccgtcgccacATCCATGAAGTTGAACCCCTCCAGCTGTCGGCGAAGTGTCGTCTTGACTCGGAACCCAACACCGTCTTCCGAGGACACGTCAGCTTGGTGCGCCACGATCTGCTCCAGAGTATGGCAGATGCTGTCAATCCTCTGTCGCAGAGTATAGTTGGCCTGCGTGACACTGAGAACGCTCGATTGATttcccgcctcgtcgactgAAATCTTCTTCTTGGAACTGTCTGGGTTCTCGTAGAGGGGAAGGCCTATGTTATGCTTGTTCGTAAGGATCTCAATGGACGCACTCTTGCCGGTTCCAGGCCGACCCGACTCCTTGAAGGACGAGGCGTCAAACAGGCAAAGGCTGCTAAAGGCGTCGTTTTGGTCGTGCTTCAACGAGGCTCTCACCAAGTGCAGCAAGGCGCTGGCCCCATCCACCAGCCAAGCTCGCCTGTCGCGCACGTCGTAGAGGACGACAAATTTCTTGGAGATCCACTTCAGTCGCACCACGTAGTCGTCGCGCTTCCAGGCATGCACCGGCTTGTCCTTCTTTCCCAGAACGCAGGATACGCCAGATGTAATGTAGTGGCCTGCTGTGATGGTCACCTTTTCGAATGCGCAACCAGCGCGCGGCTGATCTAATCCCGACCATCGAATGTTGTAATTTGCATCGGCACAGCCTATAATAGATGGGACAGAGACGTTAGACTTGACTTTTTTGCAATCGGCGACAATATAGCTCGACCTCAGGTGCCTCACCTGTATGGTTTATTGCCTCGGCACACCAGCCAACGATATGACGTGACAGTTCGAGTTCCCCCATAGACAGCTCCTTCAGGTAGTCTTTTCGAATTCTTTCGACTCTGGGGTCCGAATAGGAGAGATAGCTCCCGTTGTGATTGGAAATGAGGTGCCATAGTATGAACCCCTCATGTCGCCCCGCAGGCACGAGCATAGAGGAAACCCCTTTGAGAAGGATCATGCCTTTAAAAATGCTGGTCTTGTTGGTGTTGAGCAGCTGACCCATCATGTGTAGGGACATTTCGATCCCTGCGTTTGCAAGTGCATCAGGACGCTTGGGGATTGGGTATCCTGAGGCCAAGACGGGATTGCTGAATAAGTCTACCCAGCATCCTCCTTTCTCAATCCCCGTGGTCGGCTGCCCGAGCTCATAGTTGGCCTCGAACCGGACCACGTCTCCGTCGACAAAGCCTTGCGGGTAGGACGAaacgacgacatcgtccAGTGACCCGGGACTAAAAGCAACACTGAGCCATGCTAACGCTTCGCCAATTTCCAGTATAGAAGCAGAGGAGCCGGTGACTGTCACTAGGGCACTTCTCCCTCGATCTTCCGCCTTCGCAGTCAGGAATGTGTTGCTGGACACGATTCCTTAAAGACCGCCTGCAGTTAGCACATGACCGTGTCCGGCTTGCAGATGGGAAACTGACGTGTGAATATTTCGTCGCGTCGGAGCAACAACAAATAAATTTCAAGGAGCGGTTGCCCTATGCTGGGCCATATCGACT from Purpureocillium takamizusanense chromosome 6, complete sequence encodes:
- a CDS encoding uncharacterized protein (EggNog:ENOG503Q0VI), translating into MSQSVIQWNRRPISPTMAHTPPDCPPGEEEPRLEKSPGKQSEAASNFAGAEDPLPFAPATAPVLSRRLSSARKSLAVYTCDVCKPRKTFTRLENLRGHQLSHKEPEFSCRFPGCGKVFHRADLLESHKQRHQVQSDAFRSDGQYLSSSSIASDERGIFTSNATPLDVLETLGSWKPIAPNVPKGDTAFDARSLDMSAPEQSEASNSTAPTSVYISSVGPTAKADPDDVRAPPQNATESGPASEAQRQQASDHSPSESAQQVVKKDKRESHAERLNDQEAQAFWKRPYIHSFAKEIAIAISSQNLSAKERDSLAAALPRLLKSFARAVGHEDPSRLHQGLAKTVLRWRESIAGAVINMLSTREEEKDEEEEGKRLRPIERDTMAFGHHSVPAPKQDQASPGSGTGSADDLEDYSENPQTFHTLLTRSRVGSMDSGGYGLSDKELGDHELDDYTEFQKHRAIFSKSPAFQVLLTSIVQQVKFETVGRWNATADVRRMISTALREAGPRLRRHSLRSLTLSIPRPRQFFEDQDYDFDGPLARQRYGCREDDLSSWESFEDRDYDVPPREILDRVLVLIGVGRQAWATTCLDYVQSIWPSIGQPLLEIYLLLLRRDEIFTRIVSSNTFLTAKAEDRGRSALVTVTGSSASILEIGEALAWLSVAFSPGSLDDVVVSSYPQGFVDGDVVRFEANYELGQPTTGIEKGGCWVDLFSNPVLASGYPIPKRPDALANAGIEMSLHMMGQLLNTNKTSIFKGMILLKGVSSMLVPAGRHEGFILWHLISNHNGSYLSYSDPRVERIRKDYLKELSMGELELSRHIVGWCAEAINHTGCADANYNIRWSGLDQPRAGCAFEKVTITAGHYITSGVSCVLGKKDKPVHAWKRDDYVVRLKWISKKFVVLYDVRDRRAWLVDGASALLHLVRASLKHDQNDAFSSLCLFDASSFKESGRPGTGKSASIEILTNKHNIGLPLYENPDSSKKKISVDEAGNQSSVLSVTQANYTLRQRIDSICHTLEQIVAHQADVSSEDGVGFRVKTTLRRQLEGFNFMDVATDEDPIWPRVTTLRVTGRGWVDFARSIHAVTLFGSRFGELIRPATRGRNACGNCLFNAEVPKGRDYLAVCVPEVEEILEKCGSQGTIPWRLVDDIYWHAPGKTFEPCTCSGSPPAIARTDRVQVLLPSLLPNFWTRGLRSPAADPSLTPRGAYLFGHSQRFPLRWKDQGLPEEGEPDQTPADDAPQDSGLGSSLSMSSGSNNEEGRATASSTSQAGSHAPSGSLEHEAGVASGGTASKPRRPPALGRFATTISKLR
- a CDS encoding uncharacterized protein (EggNog:ENOG503Q0VI), whose product is MSAPEQSEASNSTAPTSVYISSVGPTAKADPDDVRAPPQNATESGPASEAQRQQASDHSPSESAQQVVKKDKRESHAERLNDQEAQAFWKRPYIHSFAKEIAIAISSQNLSAKERDSLAAALPRLLKSFARAVGHEDPSRLHQGLAKTVLRWRESIAGAVINMLSTREEEKDEEEEGKRLRPIERDTMAFGHHSVPAPKQDQASPGSGTGSADDLEDYSENPQTFHTLLTRSRVGSMDSGGYGLSDKELGDHELDDYTEFQKHRAIFSKSPAFQVLLTSIVQQVKFETVGRWNATADVRRMISTALREAGPRLRRHSLRSLTLSIPRPRQFFEDQDYDFDGPLARQRYGCREDDLSSWESFEDRDYDVPPREILDRVLVLIGVGRQAWATTCLDYVQSIWPSIGQPLLEIYLLLLRRDEIFTRIVSSNTFLTAKAEDRGRSALVTVTGSSASILEIGEALAWLSVAFSPGSLDDVVVSSYPQGFVDGDVVRFEANYELGQPTTGIEKGGCWVDLFSNPVLASGYPIPKRPDALANAGIEMSLHMMGQLLNTNKTSIFKGMILLKGVSSMLVPAGRHEGFILWHLISNHNGSYLSYSDPRVERIRKDYLKELSMGELELSRHIVGWCAEAINHTGCADANYNIRWSGLDQPRAGCAFEKVTITAGHYITSGVSCVLGKKDKPVHAWKRDDYVVRLKWISKKFVVLYDVRDRRAWLVDGASALLHLVRASLKHDQNDAFSSLCLFDASSFKESGRPGTGKSASIEILTNKHNIGLPLYENPDSSKKKISVDEAGNQSSVLSVTQANYTLRQRIDSICHTLEQIVAHQADVSSEDGVGFRVKTTLRRQLEGFNFMDVATDEDPIWPRVTTLRVTGRGWVDFARSIHAVTLFGSRFGELIRPATRGRNACGNCLFNAEVPKGRDYLAVCVPEVEEILEKCGSQGTIPWRLVDDIYWHAPGKTFEPCTCSGSPPAIARTDRVQVLLPSLLPNFWTRGLRSPAADPSLTPRGAYLFGHSQRFPLRWKDQGLPEEGEPDQTPADDAPQDSGLGSSLSMSSGSNNEEGRATASSTSQAGSHAPSGSLEHEAGVASGGTASKPRRPPALGRFATTISKLR